Below is a window of Humulus lupulus chromosome 2, drHumLupu1.1, whole genome shotgun sequence DNA.
ccgcgagtcctaaaaactattttactgttttgtagtagtgaatagaAACTCAACACGTGTCCTCCTAATTGTTCTAATCAGCACTTAACAGTGTTGATAGTGATATATGCAATAAAATAGTAACATTCGGTATTTTTGccgagaaaaaaaaaatattgcataTATTAGTGTATAAACGCAAAAACAATTGGTATTTATGACGCAAATATTTTTTGTTTACAAACAATCATATATATTAAAGGGTCCCGAATTACAAAATTGACTTAGCCCCGTATAGCATGGACCAGCCCGGTCAATGGTAACAAGTACATACAACTAAATGTTGGTGATAAgatatgttttttgtaatttttttttttttttatcattagtTTCAAATTTTTCAATCTTTTTGCTGTGCTAATAtcccaaaaataaacatttacaatatattaattatatttttacttATTCTAGCTTccaacactatatatatatatctaaagaTAGCAAGAATATCACACACTAAATTCTTCCTTTCCAATATATTATTCAATacaaaaaccatgaattttaaactactactactactagtctCTTATGTACtaattattactactactactaatgcctcttcttcttcttccccaaCAAGTAACTTCTACCCCAAACTTCCAAGGCTAAGTCCCATTATTGGAAATAGGTTTTTCCTCCGCCACCTCAACCACCAAAGCAGTCTGGCGGTTTCGAATATTCCACCGAATTACAAATTGTTTCTTTACAACCAAACATTGGATCATTTCAACTATCAGCCAGAAAGTTACACTACTTTCCAACAACGGTACTATGTCAACTCTAAGTACTGGGGTGGCTCTAATGCTAATGCTCCAATATTTGCTTACCTTGGAGCTGAATCGCCTATTGATGGAGATATCCCTTATATTGGTTCTCTCGTTGAGAACGCATCTTCCTTTAAAGCTCTCATCGTCTTTATTGAGGTATCATAACACGCacatattatgtattaatttgaATGTCTTTTCATATAATTAacaatatattaattttaaatattctgataaagttaacaaaacaaatcgttaaaactaataattttttGTTATTAGCACCGATATTATGGAAAGTCAATTCCATATGGATCATGGATGGCAGTAAAGAAAAATACAAGCAGGTTGGGTTACTTCCACTCAGCTCAAGCCATAGCTGACTATGCTGAGATTCTCCTTTATATCAAGAAAACCTATCAAGCTCCAAAGTCTCCCATCATCGTTATTGGTGGATCCTACGGTGGAAGTTAGTACTTTTTATTTACTTTAATCtccaaattaattaagttttaacatttattttaatatatgttgttatattatttgGTATCTAAAATTtcgtatttaattttttttattaattttcagTGCTAGCTTCATGGTTTAGATTGAAGTATCCTCATATAGCCCTTGGAGCTTTGGCATCATCAGCTCCAATTCTTTACTTTGATGATATCACACCACAGACTGCCTACTTCCAAATCGCCTCAAACAATTTTAGAGTaagttattattaaaattattatatatatatttataacatGAGTATAATATTAAATTggttatatatctatatatatatgcagGAAGCTAGTGACAGTTGTTACCAAACCATAAAGCAGTCATGGTCCGAAATTGACAGGGTTGCAGCTATGGCTAATGGCCTTTCAATACTTAGCAACAAGTTCAACACTTGCAGGTAATAATTAgagttatatatatttatatatatataataaagaaaGTTTCATTTTGCTCCtgaaattagtaaaaaaaattcattatacAGATTTAGTCAAagtgtaaaattattttttattagaaGTGTAAAATGTTTATTGTAATTATAGTAGACGATCTCCAGCCTATTTTTAATCGAGTTTTTTTTAATGATTGTGTTTATTTTTTAACACATATAAAAAAACAAGCACAATATTATAGATTATCCGAAATTTTTTTAACATCTACAAATAAACTTTCTACGACCACAATGAACACcttcttaaaaaaaatgaatttttgtttctttacCCTTTTCTTTAGACTTTACATTTCCAGATCTTGATAGGAATCTAGATCATTAGCAAGATAAGATCAAaacttgttgaaaaaaaaaataaagaaatagagtAAATAAATAGCGATAACAGTAAGATATATCAATATCATAATAAAAAAGTTTGACTTTTGATTTTTTCGATGGGTATCGAGCATTTCTGGAGAAGAACAAATGGTTTATCATTTCATGGTAGATCGACGAATTTTTGGGCCGAGCTGGATTTGAGCTAGCGTAGACATATTGCCAACAAATTTACAGTCCGTCCCCATTAACCGCTCGGGCATCGACCCGGGAAGAATCAATCCAGGCTTAGTGATAATCCATGATCAACTTCCTTTCGTAGTACCCTACCCCAGGGGAAGTCGAATCCCCGCTGCAGATGTCCTAAACCGCTAGACGATGGGGGCATACTTGTCCGACCGCCATTTTTCGCCCCTCAATTAGACCGGCTGTGCGACATTTTAGCATTCCGCACTACTACAACGCCCTGTCAATatgattatgatgatgatgatgatgaagttgaaaaataatataatttctCTTTTACTTATATTATATCTAATCAAGAgttttgtgtgtatatatatatatatatatagtccttTACAGCGTTCTTCAGAGCTTTCGTCGTATTTGAACTTAATATACCTTACGGCATCACAATACAATAGTCCACCAA
It encodes the following:
- the LOC133819184 gene encoding uncharacterized protein LOC133819184, giving the protein MNFKLLLLLVSYVLIITTTTNASSSSSPTSNFYPKLPRLSPIIGNRFFLRHLNHQSSLAVSNIPPNYKLFLYNQTLDHFNYQPESYTTFQQRYYVNSKYWGGSNANAPIFAYLGAESPIDGDIPYIGSLVENASSFKALIVFIEHRYYGKSIPYGSWMAVKKNTSRLGYFHSAQAIADYAEILLYIKKTYQAPKSPIIVIGGSYGGMLASWFRLKYPHIALGALASSAPILYFDDITPQTAYFQIASNNFREASDSCYQTIKQSWSEIDRVAAMANGLSILSNKFNTCSPLQRSSELSSYLNLIYLTASQYNSPPTYQVSVICNGIDDNKSGDILDKIFSGISAYDPRANCYVNSPIPPADADTNEAWSWQTCSDMVFPIGVGNDTMFPATPFDLTYLINYCKRRYGVPPRPDWATTYYGGHNIKLDLYRFGSNIIFTNGLKDPYSAGGVLEDINKSIFALKTTNGSHCLDLVPENTATDPNWLVQQRQTSARIVKNWIDQYNADLKTFKI